The proteins below are encoded in one region of Danio rerio strain Tuebingen ecotype United States chromosome 14, GRCz12tu, whole genome shotgun sequence:
- the chrm1a gene encoding muscarinic acetylcholine receptor M1 has product MNLSSFINGTDSPIPGFISWKTAMITFITVPLSLITITGNVLVMISFRVNPLLRTVSNYFLLSLAVADVILGSISMNLYTTYILLNGWTLGNLACDVWLAVDYVASNASVMNLLAISIDRYLSVMRPLTYRAKRTPKRAMIMISLAWTISFVIWAPAILFWQYIVGERTVQENECSIQFLSEPVITFGTAIAAFYLPVSVMVALYWRVYRETEKRSQKLAGLMASQGGRTGNASQRSCQSSSRSNEDVRPQTDQQQQQLRNEPRPVCPSFTHRTAACWKKQREREDISNSYATNNHPQVDFISSRTDHNNKYIPLVGMDKSAANKPHDATMNNSDQSESPNSLMNPATTQASALLLNAGQRSRKARTSSLIKEKKAARTLSAILLAFIVTWTPYNIMVLVSTFCDNCVPERLWKLGYWLCYVNSTVNPLCYALCNKHFRVTFRALLLCRWKEHKKGIRWTPNGNA; this is encoded by the exons ATGAATCTCTCCAGTTTCATCAATGGGACAGATAGTCCCATCCCTGGTTTCATCTCATGGAAGACAGCCATGATCACCTTCATAACTGTTCCCCTGTCCCTCATCACCATCACAGGTAACGTCCTGGTCATGATCTCCTTTCGGGTCAACCCACTCCTGAGGACAGTAAGCAACTACTTTCTCTTAAGCTTGGCGGTGGCTGATGTAATTTTGGGCTCCATCTCGATGAACCTCTATACTACATACATCTTGCTTAATGGGTGGACTTTAGGCAATCTTGCCTGTGATGTGTGGTTGGCTGTGGACTATGTGGCAAGCAACGCCTCTGTTATGAACCTGCTGGCCATCAGTATTGACCGCTACCTTTCTGTCATGCGACCTCTGACCTATCGAGCTAAAAGAACACCCAAAAGAGCCATGATAATGATTTCTCTAGCGTGGACCATCTCGTTTGTGATTTGGGCTCCAGCAATTTTGTTTTGGCAGTATATAGTTGGGGAACGGACTGTTCAGGAAAATGAGTGTTCAATACAGTTTCTGTCAGAGCCTGTGATCACCTTTGGAACAGCCATCGCTGCATTTTACCTGCCAGTAAGTGTGATGGTGGCATTGTACTGGCGTGTGTATCGTGAGACAGAGAAGCGCTCTCAGAAGCTGGCTGGACTGATGGCGTCACAGGGAGGACGAACTGGAAATGCATCTCAG AGATCATGTCAGAGCAGTTCTCGCAGTAATGAAGATGTCAGACCACAAAcagaccagcagcagcagcagctcagaaATGAACCAAGGCCTGTCTGTCCAAGCTTCACCCATCGAACAGCAGCCTGTTGGAAGAAACAAAGGGAAAGGGAAGACATTTCCAACTCATACGCTACAAACAACCATCCACAAGTGGACTTTATTTCTTCAAGAACAGACCATAATAACAAATACATCCCGCTAGTTGGAATGGATAAGTCTGCGGCCAATAAACCTCACGATGCCACCATGAACAACAGCGATCAGTCAGAAAGTCCGAATTCCCTTATGAATCCTGCAACCACACAAGCTTCTGCTCTATTACTGAACGCAGGTCAGAGGAGCAGAAAAGCCCGCACTTCATCACTGATCAAGGAGAAGAAAGCAGCCCGGACCCTCAGTGCCATTCTTCTGGCTTTCATTGTAACATGGACACCATATAACATCATGGTTCTGGTATCCACGTTCTGCGACAATTGTGTTCCTGAGAGACTTTGGAAACTGGGATACTGGCTCTGCTATGTTAACAGCACAGTCAATCCGCTCTGCTACGCGCTCTGTAACAAACACTTCCGTGTCACATTTAGGGCACTGCTGCTCTGTAGGTGGAAGGAACATAAGAAGGGAATAAGGTGGACCCCGAATGGAAATGCctga